AATTGCTCTTGCCATTGGAGTACAGCGAATGATGGATAGGAATGCTCTTGTCAAAAAGCTCCCTGCTGTTGAAACCTTAGGATGTGCTACCGTTATATGTTCTGATAAGACAGGAACATTAACTAAAAACAAAATGAAATTAGCTGAGTGTTTTACCTTTGAGCCAAATAATAAAGAATTATATCAAAAAGCTCTTGAGATAGGAGTGGTTTGTAACAATACAAGAGTAGCAAATGGCAAAAAAAATTCGAATTATTTAATTGGTGATCCAACAGAGAAAGCTTTGATGGAGGCAGGGATAAAAGAAGGACTAAACAAAGGAAAAATTTTGGAAGATGAATTTTTTGTTAAAGAAAACTCATTTGATAGTGAACATAAAATGATGAGTGTTTTATACCATAACGCCACAAAAAATGAATATAAGCTTTATGTTAAAGGTGCTCCAGAAACTATGATAGAAAAGTGTGATGAAATATTAACTGTAAATGGAAGAGTGAAATTAGACGGTAATAAAAAAGAAGAATTATTAAAGAATAATGAGGTATTAGCCTCTAAGGCCTATAGAAATATTGCTGTTGCTTATAAGTATATACTTGAAGATGAGATAGAAAAGCCAAGAGAAAAGCAAGAAGAAAAATTGGTTTTTGTAGCTATTTTTGGGCTCTTTGACCCTCCAAGAGAAGAGGCAGCTAGTGCTGTTTCTTCCTGCAAAAAAGCTGGCATTAGACCTATAATGATTACGGGAGATCATAAGAATACTGCTTTGACTATAGCAAGAAAAATAAATATAATGCCATCTGGAGGAGAAGTTATAGAAGGTAAAGATATAGAGAACCTTCCTGAGAGAGACTTAAAAGAAAAATTAAAAAAAGCTTATGTTTTTGCTAGAGTATCTCCTCATCACAAATTAAGAATTGTGAGAGCATTTCAAGAGCTTGGTCATATAGTTGCAATGACAGGGGATGGAATAAATGATGCTCCGGCTGTGAAAGCATCTGACATTGGAATTTCTATGGGGAAAACAGGGACAGATGTTACAAAAAATGCTGCAGATTTAATATTGTCAGATGATAATTTTGCTACTATTAAGGCTGCTATTGAAGAGGGTAGGGGTATTTTTGACAATATTAAAAAGTTTATTAAGTTTTTACTCGCCTGTAACATAGGGGAGATTCTAGTGATGTTTTGGAGTATGCTTTTGGCTCTGCCACTGCCATTAAAACCAATCCAGATTTTGTGGGTTAATCTTGTGACTGACGGTTTTCCTGCTATTGCATTAGGTCTAGACTCTAAAGACAAGGATATTATGGACCGTCCTCCGAGGGACCCTTCTGAAGGTATTTTTACTAAAAACTTTAGTAGTGCGATTATAAGACGAGGATTTTTAATTAGCTTAGTTACGCTTTTTGCTTTTTATCGCTCACTACAAATAAATCCTGATATACACTTTGCAAGAACTATGGCTTTATCTACTTTAGTTGTTTGTCAGTTGTTCTTTGTATTTGAATGCCAATCTACCAAAAAGCATATTTCCCTTGATAAAATTATAAAAAATCCGGCAGTGCCTATATCAATAATAATATCTTTTTTAATGTTACTTCTTGTGATATACCAGCCGTTTTTTGCTAATATATTTGACACATATCCACTTAATAGCAAAGAGTGGATTATAGTAATATTCTTATCAATTTTACCCGGCATAGGGGAATGGATTTTATTTAAAACTAAAAATATTTTGACAGAATTGTTAAATTAAAATACAATCATGTGTAAATAACTTGTTTACATTTTGTTCAAAGTGTTTGGAAACGAAATCGCAAAATAGATCCTTGGAGGAGACGATATAATATGAAAAGTATGACAGGATTTGGGAGTGCTGTTGAAACAAAACCTGACTTTGAGTGTAAAGTAGAAATAAAATCTGTAAATCATAGGTACTTAAATATTTTGGTTAAGGCACCAAAAGAATTTTTTTCTCTTGAAGAGAAAGTCAGACAAAAAGTTAATGAATACCTAGACAGAGGAAGGATAGAAGTTCGAATTTATTGCAAATTTTTTGGTGAAGATCAGCTAAACCCAGTATTTAATCAAGCGGTGGCAGCAAATTATTACGAAGGTTTGAAAGAGCTAAAAAAAATGACAGGGGAAGAAGATAATATAAACTTTGTACAGATATTAGCGAAAATGCCTGAAGTATTTTCTCTAGAAAAGAAAGAAATTGATGCAGGTGATTACTGGCCTACTATAGAAAAAGCAGTGGGTAAGGCTGTTTTTGAGTTAAATAAGATGAAAACTTCTGAAGGACAGGCTATGAAAAATGATATATTGGAAAAGCAAAAGACTTTAAAAGAGTTAGTTGGGGAGATAAAAGGGAAAAGTCCAATTATGTATGAACAAATCAAAGATCGATTTGTCAGCAAATTTGATGAGTTAGTTAAAGAGGGAAAACTTGAGAAAGAGAGAATGATAGGTGAAGCAGCGTTATTTGCTGAAAAAACGGTTATTGACGAAGAAATTGTTAGGCTAGAAAGCCATTTTGATCAACTAGAAGAGATCCTAGAAGAAGATGATGCCTTAGGTAGGAAACTAGATTTTTTATTGCAGGAGATAAACAGGGAAATAAATACTATTGCGGCAAAATCTAGCGATGAAGAGATATCAAAAAAAGTTATTGAAGTAAAAAGTCAGGTTGAAAAAGTGAGAGAACAGGCCCAAAACGTAGAATAGTGTAAATAATCTATTATATTTGCTTATATTGACAATATAAGCTATACTGTATGTAGTTGTAGTTAATGTAAATAAATAATAATATGTTAAGGAGGATTCATAGTGACTATTAAGCTTGTTAATGTAGGTTTTGGCAACATAATCTCTGCTAACAGAATCGTAGCTATAGTTAGCCCGGAATCAGCTCCAATCAAGAGGATTGTGTCTGAAGGTAGAGACAGAGGTATGTTAATTGATGCTACTTATGGCAGAAGAACCAGAGCTGTAATAGTAACAGATAGTGATCATGTAGTATTGTCTGCGGTTCAACCAGAAACAGTAAAACAACGCCTTCATGGTAAAAATACTTCATCTGACGATGATGATAACGAAT
The Natranaerofaba carboxydovora genome window above contains:
- a CDS encoding calcium-translocating P-type ATPase, PMCA-type is translated as MKELYYGSDIAEVSEVFKTDVHNGISENEAKKRQENYGKNEIEAQEDNKWYLILLDQFRDFMVLVLLGATLLSGLLGEYTDAITIIAIVVLNAVLGFYQEFKAEKSLEELKKITAPKTKVIRYGEMKEIAAEDLVPGDLVYLESGDRVPADLRLVEVSGLECNEASLTGESDAVSKITDRIFGKINSLGDYLNLALMGTVVVNGRGKGIVLQTGMNAEMGKIADLMQQEDIKVETPLQKRLASLGKVLVLACLVVCALVVLMGIWRGESTYNMFMAGVSLAVAAIPEGLPAIVTIALAIGVQRMMDRNALVKKLPAVETLGCATVICSDKTGTLTKNKMKLAECFTFEPNNKELYQKALEIGVVCNNTRVANGKKNSNYLIGDPTEKALMEAGIKEGLNKGKILEDEFFVKENSFDSEHKMMSVLYHNATKNEYKLYVKGAPETMIEKCDEILTVNGRVKLDGNKKEELLKNNEVLASKAYRNIAVAYKYILEDEIEKPREKQEEKLVFVAIFGLFDPPREEAASAVSSCKKAGIRPIMITGDHKNTALTIARKINIMPSGGEVIEGKDIENLPERDLKEKLKKAYVFARVSPHHKLRIVRAFQELGHIVAMTGDGINDAPAVKASDIGISMGKTGTDVTKNAADLILSDDNFATIKAAIEEGRGIFDNIKKFIKFLLACNIGEILVMFWSMLLALPLPLKPIQILWVNLVTDGFPAIALGLDSKDKDIMDRPPRDPSEGIFTKNFSSAIIRRGFLISLVTLFAFYRSLQINPDIHFARTMALSTLVVCQLFFVFECQSTKKHISLDKIIKNPAVPISIIISFLMLLLVIYQPFFANIFDTYPLNSKEWIIVIFLSILPGIGEWILFKTKNILTELLN
- the remA gene encoding extracellular matrix/biofilm regulator RemA; protein product: MTIKLVNVGFGNIISANRIVAIVSPESAPIKRIVSEGRDRGMLIDATYGRRTRAVIVTDSDHVVLSAVQPETVKQRLHGKNTSSDDDDNE
- a CDS encoding YicC/YloC family endoribonuclease, translated to MKSMTGFGSAVETKPDFECKVEIKSVNHRYLNILVKAPKEFFSLEEKVRQKVNEYLDRGRIEVRIYCKFFGEDQLNPVFNQAVAANYYEGLKELKKMTGEEDNINFVQILAKMPEVFSLEKKEIDAGDYWPTIEKAVGKAVFELNKMKTSEGQAMKNDILEKQKTLKELVGEIKGKSPIMYEQIKDRFVSKFDELVKEGKLEKERMIGEAALFAEKTVIDEEIVRLESHFDQLEEILEEDDALGRKLDFLLQEINREINTIAAKSSDEEISKKVIEVKSQVEKVREQAQNVE